One window of the Deltaproteobacteria bacterium genome contains the following:
- a CDS encoding acyl-CoA synthetase, protein MLKPANTYEEVYSAFRWGMPEFYNIGVDVCDKWAEERYRLALIYEDETGAVDKYSFWDLQLLSNRLANVLKAHGIERGDRVGILLPQRPETGLAHIAVYKLGAIAVPLFTLFGPEALEYRLGNSETKAVITDAVNAEKLSGIRDKLPGLKVIIQSGGEIPDGVLDFWGSLEKASSRFDPVVTRAEDPALLIYTSGTTGPPKGALHANRTLLGHLPGVEFPHNFFPRKGDLFWTPADWAWAGGLLDVLLPSWHFGIPVVAHRARKFDPEYAFHIIAKYGVRNSFLPPTALKMMRQVSHPRQRHEYDMRTIGSGGEPMGEELLEWGRETMGLTINEFYGMTEVNLVVGNCADIMEVRAGSMGLPIPGHAVEVIDEQGNPMPPDQVGEIAVKRPDPVMFLEYWRNPEATQGKFRGEWYLSGDLARKDKDGYLWFVGRSDDLITSSGYRIGPAEIEECLIKHPAVAMAAVIGAPDEVRGEIVKAFILPQSGVHPNPELAEEIKRFVKTRLAAHEYPRELEFVDELPTTATGKIKRRDLRNRELEKKAAERR, encoded by the coding sequence GTGCTTAAGCCAGCCAACACGTACGAAGAGGTCTACAGCGCTTTCCGGTGGGGGATGCCCGAATTCTACAACATCGGCGTCGATGTCTGCGACAAGTGGGCCGAAGAACGCTACAGGTTGGCCTTGATTTACGAGGACGAAACGGGGGCGGTGGACAAGTACAGCTTTTGGGACCTGCAGCTCCTGTCCAACCGATTGGCCAACGTGCTGAAGGCCCACGGCATAGAACGCGGGGACCGGGTCGGCATCCTGCTTCCCCAGCGCCCCGAAACCGGACTGGCGCACATCGCGGTATACAAGCTCGGAGCCATCGCGGTCCCGCTCTTCACCCTGTTCGGCCCGGAAGCCCTCGAGTACAGATTGGGCAACAGTGAAACCAAAGCAGTCATCACCGATGCAGTCAACGCCGAGAAGCTTTCAGGCATCAGAGACAAACTCCCCGGTCTAAAGGTAATCATCCAGTCCGGAGGAGAAATCCCGGACGGCGTCTTGGACTTCTGGGGCTCCCTGGAGAAGGCCTCGAGCCGATTCGATCCGGTGGTAACCAGAGCCGAGGACCCGGCCCTGCTGATCTACACATCCGGAACCACCGGGCCCCCCAAGGGAGCGTTGCACGCTAACAGAACTCTTCTCGGGCACCTGCCGGGCGTCGAGTTCCCCCACAATTTCTTCCCCCGGAAAGGGGACCTGTTCTGGACACCGGCCGACTGGGCTTGGGCCGGAGGGCTTCTGGACGTTTTGCTGCCCTCGTGGCATTTCGGAATTCCGGTAGTAGCCCACCGTGCGCGAAAGTTCGACCCCGAGTATGCCTTTCATATCATCGCCAAGTACGGCGTTCGCAACTCCTTCCTGCCCCCCACCGCCCTGAAAATGATGCGGCAGGTATCTCACCCCCGCCAACGTCACGAGTACGACATGCGAACCATCGGCTCGGGAGGAGAACCTATGGGAGAAGAGCTCCTCGAGTGGGGACGTGAGACCATGGGCCTCACCATCAACGAATTCTACGGCATGACCGAAGTAAACCTGGTGGTGGGTAACTGCGCCGACATCATGGAGGTCCGCGCCGGTTCCATGGGTCTGCCCATTCCGGGCCACGCGGTGGAAGTCATCGACGAACAGGGCAACCCGATGCCGCCGGATCAGGTGGGCGAAATCGCCGTAAAAAGGCCCGATCCCGTCATGTTCTTGGAGTACTGGCGTAATCCCGAAGCCACCCAGGGGAAGTTCAGAGGGGAATGGTATCTCTCCGGCGATCTGGCCCGGAAAGACAAGGACGGCTACCTGTGGTTCGTGGGCCGATCGGACGATTTGATCACGAGCAGCGGATACCGCATCGGGCCGGCCGAGATCGAGGAATGTCTTATCAAACATCCGGCCGTGGCCATGGCCGCGGTAATCGGAGCTCCCGATGAGGTTCGGGGCGAAATCGTCAAAGCCTTTATCCTTCCCCAATCGGGTGTTCACCCGAACCCGGAATTGGCCGAGGAGATCAAGCGGTTTGTCAAAACGCGGTTGGCGGCTCACGAATATCCGCGCGAACTGGAATTCGTAGACGAACTGCCCACAACGGCCACCGGTAAGATCAAAAGAAGGGATTTACGGAACCGAGAACTGGAAAAGAAAGCGGCTGAAAGGAGGTGA
- a CDS encoding TRAP transporter large permease subunit — protein sequence MEPEVIAIGMFAGLLIGLFMGHPLAFVLGGLAVVFGYFGWGSASFYMFINRTYDVMDGYILVAIPLFIFMAQFLDQSGVAEDLFDTMRHLFGPVRGGIGIAVVVVSTLFGACTGIIGASVVTMGLLGMPVMLKYGYEHKMAAGLICAGGTLGILIPPSIMLVVMSDQSGVPTVSVGKLFAGAIIPGLILSALYILYILIKCYFKPEAGPAVSREERAAVSKKTLALMVTKSLVPPMILILGVLGSMFLGWATPTEAAGVGAALAFMMMVVYGKFSWRGLYNAVVNTARTTSMVIIILVGASCFTGVFIGTGGGDVVKDTILGLGLGKWGTFIVMMVVYFILGMFIDWIGIVLITFPIFLPIAAELGFDKLWFIVTVAVMLQDSFLTPPFGYALFYLKGVAPPEVTTAEIYFGAFPFWHLMEVGLIIVVIWPETITWLPSVLIK from the coding sequence ATGGAACCCGAAGTTATTGCCATAGGAATGTTCGCGGGGTTGCTGATCGGCCTTTTCATGGGGCACCCTCTGGCCTTTGTTCTGGGCGGCCTGGCGGTCGTGTTCGGTTACTTCGGATGGGGATCGGCGTCCTTCTACATGTTCATCAACCGTACGTACGATGTTATGGACGGCTATATTCTGGTGGCCATCCCCCTGTTTATCTTCATGGCCCAATTCCTGGATCAATCGGGGGTGGCCGAAGATCTTTTCGATACCATGCGCCACCTGTTCGGCCCGGTGCGGGGAGGCATCGGCATCGCCGTGGTGGTCGTTTCCACCCTTTTTGGGGCCTGCACCGGCATCATCGGCGCCTCGGTGGTGACCATGGGGCTCCTGGGCATGCCGGTCATGCTCAAATACGGCTACGAGCACAAGATGGCGGCCGGCCTCATTTGCGCCGGAGGCACCCTGGGAATCCTGATCCCGCCCAGTATCATGCTGGTGGTCATGTCCGATCAGTCCGGCGTACCGACCGTCAGCGTAGGCAAGCTGTTCGCCGGGGCCATTATCCCCGGCCTGATCTTGTCGGCGCTATACATCCTCTACATCCTGATCAAATGCTATTTCAAGCCTGAGGCCGGTCCGGCCGTCAGCCGGGAAGAGCGAGCGGCGGTTTCGAAAAAAACGCTGGCCCTCATGGTGACCAAGTCTCTGGTTCCCCCCATGATTCTCATATTGGGGGTGCTCGGATCCATGTTCTTGGGATGGGCCACGCCCACCGAGGCCGCGGGAGTGGGCGCCGCTTTGGCCTTCATGATGATGGTCGTTTACGGCAAGTTCTCGTGGCGCGGTCTTTATAACGCCGTGGTCAACACGGCCCGCACTACCTCCATGGTGATCATCATCCTGGTCGGCGCCAGTTGCTTCACGGGTGTTTTCATCGGCACCGGCGGAGGCGATGTGGTCAAGGACACGATCCTGGGCCTCGGCCTGGGCAAGTGGGGCACCTTCATTGTGATGATGGTCGTTTACTTCATCTTGGGCATGTTCATTGACTGGATCGGAATCGTTCTCATCACTTTCCCAATTTTCCTGCCCATCGCCGCGGAGCTGGGTTTCGACAAACTATGGTTCATTGTAACCGTAGCCGTGATGTTGCAGGATTCTTTTCTGACCCCTCCCTTCGGATATGCGCTGTTCTACCTGAAGGGCGTAGCTCCGCCGGAAGTGACCACGGCGGAAATCTATTTTGGCGCCTTCCCGTTCTGGCACCTCATGGAGGTGGGGCTGATCATTGTCGTCATATGGCCGGAGACCATCACCTGGCTCCCATCGGTGCTGATAAAATGA
- a CDS encoding 4Fe-4S binding protein, whose translation MSQTKQAIIARVKQLLEEKRIQAFLGLKNDEYGKVVPYWFQDPSELDDLSLGDRNRAGDVRYPLNLILRRFMRSHPFGTFGVLVRGCDERGVLRLFQANQLDPKRVIMIGIACPSDLAEACRCNKPYPDVVSEEEVVDAGDYSDDPLKELSLSERMAYWRNEFNRCIKCYGCREICPMCFCYECTLDSDEHLSTGDIPPENPFWHMTRAIHMVDLCIECGLCEEVCPANIPLRTFYRETKEMLSQPLRKQARA comes from the coding sequence ATGAGTCAAACAAAGCAGGCGATCATAGCACGGGTCAAGCAGCTGTTGGAGGAGAAACGAATCCAGGCTTTCCTTGGTCTAAAAAACGACGAATATGGAAAAGTAGTGCCTTACTGGTTCCAGGACCCCTCGGAACTGGACGACCTGTCGCTCGGGGATCGGAATCGGGCAGGGGATGTCCGGTATCCGTTAAACCTGATCCTGAGAAGGTTTATGCGATCCCATCCGTTCGGCACGTTCGGCGTTCTGGTGAGGGGATGCGACGAGCGCGGGGTGCTTCGGCTTTTTCAAGCCAACCAGCTCGACCCGAAAAGGGTGATCATGATTGGAATCGCGTGTCCATCGGACTTGGCCGAGGCCTGCCGGTGCAATAAGCCTTACCCGGATGTGGTTTCCGAGGAAGAAGTGGTGGACGCCGGGGATTACTCGGACGATCCGTTGAAAGAGCTGAGTTTGAGCGAGCGGATGGCCTACTGGAGAAACGAGTTCAACCGGTGTATCAAGTGTTATGGCTGCCGCGAGATCTGCCCCATGTGCTTCTGCTACGAGTGCACGTTGGACTCGGATGAACATCTCTCGACGGGAGACATCCCGCCGGAAAACCCCTTCTGGCATATGACCCGGGCCATTCACATGGTGGATCTCTGCATTGAATGCGGCCTGTGTGAAGAAGTCTGCCCCGCAAACATTCCTTTGCGAACCTTCTATCGGGAAACCAAAGAAATGCTCAGTCAGCCCTTACGAAAGCAGGCCAGGGCCTAA
- a CDS encoding TRAP transporter small permease subunit, with translation MLALQKILRMIDGLSEWSGRLFIWLIVPLTVMVVYEVIARYFLRSPHIWAPEITMLFFGPHFMLVAAYTLLHHGHVRIDLVYGRFSPRVRGILDIITYLIFFFPFCFIMLQQGWIYAATSWAQNETSGSAALPIVPYIKSVIPVTAGMLLLQGLATFLRSVMLAVRGEE, from the coding sequence ATGCTGGCCTTGCAAAAGATTCTGCGGATGATCGACGGATTGAGCGAGTGGAGCGGCAGACTGTTCATTTGGCTGATCGTACCGCTCACCGTCATGGTGGTGTACGAAGTCATAGCGAGGTATTTCTTAAGATCTCCCCACATCTGGGCGCCGGAAATCACCATGCTCTTCTTCGGTCCCCATTTCATGCTGGTGGCCGCCTACACCCTTCTCCATCATGGGCATGTGCGCATCGATTTGGTGTACGGCCGGTTTTCGCCTCGGGTCAGGGGAATCCTGGACATCATCACCTATCTGATCTTTTTCTTTCCCTTTTGTTTCATTATGCTGCAGCAAGGATGGATCTATGCCGCCACATCCTGGGCACAGAATGAAACCAGCGGCTCGGCCGCCTTGCCGATTGTCCCGTATATCAAGTCGGTGATCCCGGTCACGGCCGGTATGCTGTTGCTGCAAGGTCTGGCCACTTTCCTTCGAAGTGTCATGCTCGCGGTCAGAGGGGAGGAATAA
- a CDS encoding acetoacetate--CoA ligase, translated as MDKPLWTPTEEQIARANMTRFIGFVNERCGKKLETYEELWQWSVEAIPEFWDAWWEFLGVIHSRKHDRVVDDVAKMPGARWFDGAEMNFAENLLRYRDDRVALIFKSEAKPSTSITYRELYHQVARMAKSLKEAGVRKGDRVAGFMPNMTETVVAMLAATSMGALWSSCSPDFGIKGVLDRFGQIEPKVLFTADGYFYNGKTFDSIERMSGILKELPATEKVVVVPYVNEEPDIGGLPRSINWNDFIAPDAGLEIDFVQLPFSHPLYVMYSSGTTGKPKCMVQSQGGVLLNQLKEQILHCDLKREDILFYFTTCGWMMWNWVACSLGVGNTAMLYDGSPFHPDPETLWKLAEEEKITVFGTSARYLTAIDQAGIKPGERYDLSSVRAVISTGSPLPAEGFEYVYRDIKPDVHLASISGGTDINGCFVAGNPIGPVYAGQIQCRCLGMKVFAYDEKGRPVYNRTGELVCTAAFPSMPIYFWDDPEGEKYLNAYFRQYPGVWCHGDFIEISDQGGIVIYGRSDATLNPGGVRIGTADIYSVIETMPEVADSIVVGQDWESDVRVVLFVKLNKGYELDDKLLARIRTAIRVNTSPRHVPAKIIRVADIPYTINMKKVELAVRNVIHGRPVTNRDALANPEALDLYKELPELKS; from the coding sequence ATGGACAAACCGTTGTGGACACCCACGGAAGAGCAGATTGCCCGGGCAAATATGACCCGCTTCATCGGTTTCGTAAACGAGCGTTGCGGCAAGAAGCTAGAGACCTACGAGGAATTGTGGCAGTGGTCCGTGGAAGCCATTCCCGAATTCTGGGATGCCTGGTGGGAGTTCTTGGGCGTCATACATTCCCGCAAGCATGACCGGGTAGTCGACGACGTCGCCAAGATGCCGGGGGCCCGGTGGTTCGATGGCGCCGAGATGAACTTCGCCGAGAACCTATTACGCTACCGTGATGACCGAGTTGCCCTGATTTTTAAAAGCGAGGCCAAGCCTTCAACGAGCATCACTTACAGGGAACTCTACCACCAGGTGGCCCGCATGGCCAAGTCCCTCAAGGAGGCCGGCGTGCGGAAAGGCGACCGGGTCGCGGGATTCATGCCCAACATGACTGAAACTGTTGTCGCCATGCTGGCCGCCACCAGCATGGGCGCCCTGTGGTCCTCCTGCTCGCCGGACTTTGGAATCAAAGGGGTGTTGGACCGTTTCGGCCAGATTGAACCCAAAGTCCTTTTCACGGCTGACGGGTACTTTTATAATGGCAAGACCTTCGATTCGATCGAACGCATGTCCGGGATTCTGAAGGAACTGCCCGCCACGGAAAAAGTGGTGGTGGTCCCCTATGTGAACGAAGAGCCCGACATCGGCGGCCTGCCGCGATCCATAAACTGGAACGACTTCATAGCTCCGGACGCAGGTCTCGAAATCGACTTCGTACAACTGCCCTTCAGCCATCCGCTATACGTTATGTACTCATCCGGCACCACGGGAAAACCGAAGTGCATGGTTCAGAGCCAGGGCGGAGTCCTGTTGAACCAACTCAAAGAACAGATTCTTCACTGTGACCTGAAGCGGGAAGATATCCTTTTCTATTTCACCACTTGCGGGTGGATGATGTGGAACTGGGTGGCCTGCTCCCTAGGCGTTGGAAACACGGCCATGCTCTATGACGGCTCCCCATTCCATCCCGACCCCGAAACACTTTGGAAGCTGGCGGAGGAGGAAAAAATCACGGTCTTCGGCACCAGCGCCCGCTATCTTACCGCCATCGACCAGGCGGGGATAAAACCCGGCGAGAGATATGACCTTTCTTCTGTGCGAGCCGTGATTTCCACTGGATCTCCCCTGCCGGCCGAGGGCTTCGAGTACGTTTACAGGGACATCAAACCGGATGTGCATTTGGCCTCCATCTCGGGCGGCACCGACATCAACGGGTGTTTTGTGGCCGGCAATCCCATTGGGCCGGTCTATGCCGGACAGATCCAGTGCCGCTGCCTGGGCATGAAGGTCTTCGCTTACGACGAAAAAGGCCGGCCGGTGTATAACCGGACAGGAGAACTCGTTTGCACGGCGGCGTTCCCCTCCATGCCCATCTACTTTTGGGACGATCCGGAAGGAGAGAAATACTTGAACGCTTACTTCCGACAGTATCCCGGCGTTTGGTGTCACGGAGACTTCATTGAAATCTCCGATCAGGGGGGAATCGTTATTTACGGCCGCTCCGATGCAACCCTGAATCCTGGAGGCGTCCGCATCGGCACCGCGGACATTTACAGCGTGATCGAGACCATGCCGGAAGTAGCTGACAGTATTGTGGTGGGACAGGATTGGGAAAGCGATGTAAGGGTGGTTCTCTTCGTAAAATTGAACAAGGGCTACGAACTCGATGACAAGCTTCTCGCCCGTATCAGAACCGCCATTCGTGTCAACACGAGCCCCCGGCACGTACCCGCCAAAATCATCCGGGTCGCGGACATCCCCTACACTATAAACATGAAGAAAGTGGAGCTGGCCGTCCGAAACGTCATTCACGGCCGGCCGGTAACCAACCGAGACGCACTGGCCAACCCGGAAGCGTTGGATCTTTATAAGGAACTGCCCGAGTTAAAGAGCTGA
- a CDS encoding SDR family NAD(P)-dependent oxidoreductase: MEIAEPTIAREDILFLDDPDFNPDHVCIITGAAGGIGRAACIAAAANNLMTVGLDVNEEEGNNTVKMAREMGGQMIFIKTDLTKDSEMEYAVAEAAKMGTIRYLVNVAGIQHIDYVEDFPIEKYDLMQSIMVRAPFYLSKLTIPHMKRSKDGRGVIGHMASVHAHISTICKSSYNITKFGLRALAQSISAEGDGRVRSFTVSTGFVRTALALNQIPAQAKKRGISHEQVVRDVMMGSSRLKEMMSPIEVANLFMFGFSRFAKYLVGGDLLFDGGMVLTYCEARPPGQ, from the coding sequence ATGGAGATTGCCGAGCCGACGATTGCAAGGGAAGACATCCTCTTTCTCGATGACCCGGACTTCAATCCCGACCATGTATGCATCATAACGGGGGCGGCCGGCGGAATCGGTCGAGCCGCGTGCATTGCCGCGGCCGCCAACAATCTGATGACCGTCGGACTGGATGTTAACGAGGAAGAAGGAAACAACACCGTCAAGATGGCCCGGGAAATGGGCGGGCAGATGATCTTCATCAAAACGGATCTCACCAAAGATTCAGAAATGGAGTACGCTGTTGCCGAGGCGGCCAAAATGGGTACAATCAGGTATCTGGTCAATGTGGCGGGCATACAGCACATCGATTATGTCGAAGATTTCCCGATTGAAAAATACGATCTCATGCAAAGCATCATGGTGCGCGCTCCATTCTATCTTTCCAAATTAACCATTCCTCACATGAAACGATCGAAGGACGGGCGCGGGGTCATCGGACACATGGCCTCGGTGCATGCTCACATATCCACGATCTGCAAATCGTCGTATAATATTACCAAGTTCGGACTTAGAGCGCTGGCCCAGTCCATTTCCGCGGAAGGTGATGGACGAGTCCGCTCATTTACGGTGAGCACCGGATTTGTGAGAACGGCCTTGGCCCTCAATCAAATACCCGCACAGGCGAAAAAACGCGGCATTAGCCATGAACAGGTGGTACGGGATGTCATGATGGGAAGCTCCCGATTGAAGGAAATGATGAGCCCCATCGAAGTGGCGAATCTGTTCATGTTCGGCTTTTCCAGATTTGCCAAATACCTTGTGGGCGGCGATTTGCTGTTCGATGGGGGCATGGTGCTCACGTATTGCGAGGCCAGGCCGCCGGGCCAATAG
- a CDS encoding cytidylate kinase family protein — translation MGVVIVSRQVGSYGDEIAALTAQKLNYELIGREKAHELADACDPDFKDACRLYEREIPKSFWERFFLNNLAYASLFESLNYDVAARGNVVILGRGAQIVLSGVPGVVKVRVVAPLDIRVDRVAKDQNMKREQAEDFVHKYGHQRRALIQQIYHRDLSDWSLYDMVLNTAAMTVEQGAELIQHAAKMMIPPPNRSEVKAFLQRQAQAKLLESAIRKEVGADAYRPIEVTSPKPSVMVITGHVGDKMVKEKVLKIARNFKGVSEVEDRLATTALTF, via the coding sequence ATGGGAGTAGTGATTGTATCCAGACAGGTGGGAAGCTACGGCGATGAAATCGCCGCCTTGACGGCCCAGAAGTTGAACTACGAGCTTATCGGACGGGAGAAGGCCCACGAATTGGCCGACGCCTGCGATCCGGACTTCAAGGACGCCTGCCGGCTGTACGAACGGGAAATACCCAAGAGTTTTTGGGAACGCTTCTTTCTCAACAATCTGGCTTACGCCAGCCTGTTCGAGTCGCTCAACTACGACGTGGCCGCGAGAGGCAATGTCGTCATCCTCGGGCGAGGGGCCCAAATCGTATTGTCCGGGGTCCCCGGGGTCGTCAAGGTGAGAGTCGTGGCCCCCCTCGACATCCGGGTGGACAGAGTCGCGAAAGATCAGAATATGAAAAGGGAACAGGCCGAGGATTTCGTCCACAAGTATGGTCATCAGAGGCGCGCCCTGATCCAACAGATCTACCACCGGGACCTCTCGGACTGGTCCCTGTACGACATGGTGCTGAACACGGCGGCCATGACCGTCGAGCAAGGCGCGGAACTGATTCAGCACGCCGCAAAAATGATGATACCGCCACCCAATAGAAGCGAAGTGAAAGCCTTTCTCCAACGGCAGGCTCAGGCGAAGCTGCTTGAGAGCGCCATCCGGAAAGAAGTGGGCGCGGACGCTTACCGGCCCATCGAGGTAACCTCCCCGAAGCCGTCGGTGATGGTCATCACAGGCCATGTCGGCGACAAGATGGTGAAAGAAAAAGTACTCAAAATTGCCAGGAATTTCAAAGGGGTGAGCGAAGTGGAAGACCGATTGGCCACGACAGCGCTAACCTTCTAA
- the dctP gene encoding TRAP transporter substrate-binding protein DctP, producing the protein MKKSIWCMLFIVVLAGSLIFGALGTSFAADKIKWKMTSTWSPAINLYYGEKELVKYVKEMTEGNFDIQYFPGGSLMGAFEVFDACSKGTVQAAGDWPSYWASKDPAFDFLGSFPFGFTNMDYIIWLYQFDGLELVQELFGKYGMTYFCLGATPMESGFRTTTKTGPIKTIDDYKGLKLRTPSRATIWILEQLGAAPVKMAGGEIYLAMERGVLDGAEFSSPGIDWEMGFAEITKYWSVPCWFQPSSELGVMVNLEAFNALPKEYQAIFKYACQAAAVKATAFYEADSARAIEKFRQKGIEIVTLDDASIKKLEDLAGQYCISAAKESEAYAKILKSQMLYLKQYKDWRDMSGEFGFGRHPAYVDKVLDALK; encoded by the coding sequence ATGAAGAAGAGTATTTGGTGCATGCTGTTCATCGTGGTGCTGGCAGGGAGCTTGATTTTTGGCGCATTGGGCACGTCCTTCGCGGCCGACAAGATCAAGTGGAAGATGACCTCGACCTGGTCTCCTGCTATCAACCTCTATTATGGAGAGAAGGAACTCGTCAAGTATGTCAAAGAGATGACCGAGGGCAATTTCGATATCCAGTACTTCCCCGGCGGATCTTTGATGGGAGCCTTCGAAGTGTTTGACGCCTGCTCCAAGGGCACCGTGCAGGCGGCCGGAGACTGGCCGTCGTACTGGGCGAGCAAGGATCCGGCCTTTGACTTTCTGGGCTCCTTTCCCTTCGGCTTCACCAACATGGACTATATCATCTGGCTGTATCAATTCGATGGTCTCGAGCTGGTGCAAGAGCTGTTCGGCAAGTACGGAATGACCTATTTCTGCCTGGGCGCCACCCCCATGGAATCGGGCTTCCGCACCACCACGAAAACGGGTCCCATCAAAACCATAGACGATTACAAAGGACTCAAGCTCCGGACGCCGTCAAGGGCCACCATCTGGATCCTCGAGCAACTCGGCGCAGCACCGGTTAAGATGGCCGGCGGCGAGATCTATCTGGCCATGGAGAGGGGCGTGCTCGATGGGGCCGAATTCAGCAGTCCGGGTATCGACTGGGAGATGGGCTTTGCCGAGATCACCAAATACTGGAGCGTGCCTTGCTGGTTCCAGCCTTCTTCCGAGCTGGGTGTGATGGTCAATCTCGAGGCCTTCAATGCGCTGCCCAAGGAATACCAGGCCATATTCAAGTACGCCTGCCAGGCGGCCGCAGTCAAGGCCACGGCCTTTTACGAGGCCGACTCCGCCCGGGCGATCGAGAAATTCAGACAGAAAGGCATCGAGATTGTCACCCTGGACGACGCCAGCATCAAGAAGCTGGAAGATCTGGCCGGCCAGTATTGCATTTCAGCAGCCAAAGAGTCCGAGGCCTACGCCAAGATCCTTAAATCTCAAATGCTCTACCTCAAGCAATACAAAGATTGGCGGGATATGTCCGGCGAGTTCGGTTTCGGCCGTCACCCGGCCTACGTGGACAAGGTTCTGGACGCACTGAAATAA